A genomic stretch from Chloroflexota bacterium includes:
- a CDS encoding heavy-metal-associated domain-containing protein: MATSCQRVTLAIYGLSCGGGGALGVERALEGTPGVLRAYVNPLTEMAYVELDPGSTTHDRLVAAVRHAGFDASAPEPR; the protein is encoded by the coding sequence ATGGCCACCTCGTGCCAACGCGTGACTCTTGCGATCTACGGTCTGTCCTGCGGTGGCGGTGGTGCGCTCGGCGTCGAGCGGGCGCTCGAGGGCACGCCGGGCGTCCTGCGCGCGTACGTCAATCCGCTGACGGAGATGGCCTACGTGGAGCTTGATCCCGGCTCCACCACGCACGACCGCCTCGTCGCCGCGGTGCGCCACGCCGGCTTCGACGCCAGTGCGCCAGAACCGCGCTGA
- a CDS encoding DUF2933 domain-containing protein → MAAVVLAAVYTATQHTEHVLAALPFAFVLLCPLMHLFMHGGHDRGGYEEQAQR, encoded by the coding sequence ATGGCGGCAGTCGTGCTGGCAGCCGTCTATACGGCGACACAGCACACTGAGCACGTCCTGGCCGCCCTCCCATTCGCCTTCGTTCTGCTCTGCCCACTCATGCACCTGTTCATGCACGGGGGCCACGATCGTGGGGGGTATGAGGAGCAGGCGCAACGCTGA
- a CDS encoding class I SAM-dependent methyltransferase: MARLASQAVAGFFPTPPGVVAALGHHLTAAAGGAKRVVRVLDPCAGTGEPAATLARALGGESYGIELNAERAEQCRARLDHLLATCAFSVRLANGAFSLLWLNPPYDADDEGRRLEHAFLTALSRALCPGGVLVFLIPQARLAVSARYLAAHYTGFRAYRFPDPEFAAFRQVDLLATRKARATPDPQAQARLEAWSGAGLPPLPDGPDGPPVVVPALPRADVLFAPLAFDPHHAAQEARRRGVWAQPAFAEQLWPTEERPVRPLMPLRRGHLALLIAAGLLNNVVLRQGGRRVLVKGRARKELVPVESDEPDTEVACEVLRTSVVVLDLHSGALEVVEQGGAVEPEQRAA, from the coding sequence GTGGCGCGCCTCGCTAGCCAGGCCGTCGCCGGCTTCTTCCCGACCCCGCCCGGGGTTGTCGCGGCGCTCGGCCACCACTTGACCGCCGCGGCCGGGGGCGCGAAGCGGGTCGTCCGCGTGCTCGACCCGTGCGCCGGGACCGGCGAGCCCGCGGCGACGCTCGCGCGGGCGCTCGGCGGCGAGAGCTACGGCATCGAGCTCAACGCCGAGCGGGCCGAGCAGTGCCGCGCCCGCCTCGACCACCTGCTCGCCACCTGCGCCTTCTCGGTCCGGCTGGCCAACGGGGCGTTCTCGCTCCTGTGGCTGAACCCGCCGTACGACGCGGACGACGAGGGGCGTCGCCTCGAACACGCGTTCCTGACCGCCCTCTCGCGGGCGCTCTGTCCGGGCGGCGTGCTGGTCTTCCTCATCCCCCAGGCGCGCCTGGCCGTCTCGGCCCGGTACCTGGCGGCGCACTACACCGGCTTCCGGGCCTACCGCTTCCCCGACCCCGAGTTTGCCGCCTTTCGCCAGGTCGACCTGCTAGCGACGAGGAAGGCCCGGGCGACGCCCGACCCGCAGGCGCAGGCCCGCCTGGAAGCGTGGAGCGGCGCCGGGCTGCCGCCGCTTCCCGACGGGCCGGACGGGCCGCCGGTGGTGGTGCCCGCCCTCCCGCGAGCGGACGTCCTGTTCGCCCCGCTCGCCTTCGACCCGCACCATGCCGCGCAGGAGGCGCGGCGGCGCGGCGTCTGGGCGCAGCCCGCCTTCGCCGAGCAGCTCTGGCCGACGGAGGAGCGCCCGGTGCGGCCGCTGATGCCCTTGCGGCGCGGCCACCTGGCGCTGCTGATCGCCGCGGGGCTGCTGAACAACGTCGTGCTGCGCCAGGGCGGCCGGCGCGTCCTGGTGAAGGGCCGCGCCCGCAAGGAGCTCGTCCCGGTCGAGAGCGACGAGCCCGACACCGAGGTCGCGTGCGAGGTGCTGCGCACCTCCGTCGTCGTCCTAGACCTCCACTCGGGCGCGCTGGAGGTCGTCGAGCAGGGCGGCGCGGTCGAGCCGGAGCAGAGGGCGGCGTGA
- a CDS encoding ThiF family adenylyltransferase encodes MGYLIDPLGEPGPPGRGERGATVVLVGCGGTGGFLAEAVCRLLIGLPSYVYLVDPDRVEDHNVARQAFDRRDVGRFKAEVLAERLAHRFRREVGYSVLPYDRELHARVFAGAGGLRLLIGCVDNAAARRAIAATLDHPQWGPGGSRSVWWLDSGNLRNAGQVLLGNATRADELRGAFLPALGNCRALPAPSLQRPDLLDAPPAPRPAPDCAEAVAEGEQGATINQVVAAIAAGYVEKLLAGTCAWMASYFDLDDGTLRCVPADPKAVAEIAGLHPNAVARPARPARPG; translated from the coding sequence ATGGGCTACCTGATTGATCCGCTCGGCGAGCCCGGGCCGCCGGGCCGCGGGGAGCGCGGGGCGACGGTCGTGCTGGTCGGGTGCGGCGGGACCGGCGGCTTCCTCGCCGAGGCCGTCTGCCGGCTGCTGATCGGCTTGCCCTCCTACGTCTACCTGGTCGACCCTGACCGGGTAGAGGACCACAACGTCGCCCGCCAGGCGTTCGACCGCCGCGACGTCGGCCGCTTCAAGGCCGAGGTGCTGGCCGAGCGGCTCGCCCACCGCTTCCGGCGGGAGGTCGGCTACTCGGTGCTGCCCTACGACCGCGAGCTCCACGCCCGCGTCTTCGCGGGGGCCGGCGGCCTCCGGCTCCTGATCGGCTGCGTCGACAACGCCGCTGCTCGCCGCGCGATCGCCGCGACGCTCGATCATCCTCAATGGGGTCCCGGCGGCTCTCGCTCGGTCTGGTGGCTGGATAGTGGGAATCTCCGCAACGCAGGGCAGGTGCTGCTCGGCAACGCGACGCGGGCCGACGAGCTACGCGGGGCCTTCCTGCCGGCGCTCGGAAACTGCCGGGCGTTGCCGGCGCCGAGCCTCCAGCGGCCGGACCTGCTCGACGCGCCGCCCGCGCCGCGACCCGCGCCGGACTGTGCCGAGGCGGTCGCCGAGGGCGAGCAGGGCGCGACGATCAACCAGGTCGTCGCGGCGATCGCGGCGGGCTACGTCGAAAAGTTGTTGGCCGGCACCTGCGCCTGGATGGCGTCGTACTTCGACCTCGACGACGGGACGCTCCGCTGCGTGCCCGCCGACCCGAAGGCGGTGGCCGAGATTGCCGGACTGCACCCGAACGCCGTCGCCCGGCCGGCGAGGCCGGCGAGGCCTGGTTGA
- a CDS encoding PRTRC system protein C has product MPRIFVYDGRQFPDPDPVLSVEDVRKQLADFFPELANAETREERRGEDETRYTFTRRIGTKGRRRATVVEILRRVPEKRLAVFALAGELVGPDGELDVDAAAARQPEVNLATAEAESYSRATQQAVRALRELRPR; this is encoded by the coding sequence ATGCCACGCATCTTCGTCTACGATGGCCGCCAGTTCCCGGATCCGGACCCGGTCCTCTCGGTCGAGGACGTCCGCAAGCAGCTCGCCGACTTCTTCCCGGAGCTCGCCAACGCCGAGACGCGCGAGGAGCGGCGCGGCGAGGACGAGACCCGCTACACCTTCACCCGCCGGATCGGGACCAAGGGCCGGCGGCGCGCCACGGTGGTGGAGATCCTCCGCCGGGTGCCCGAAAAGCGGCTGGCCGTCTTCGCGCTGGCGGGCGAGCTGGTCGGCCCGGACGGCGAGCTCGACGTCGACGCCGCGGCGGCCCGCCAGCCGGAGGTGAACCTGGCGACCGCCGAGGCCGAGTCGTATTCTCGGGCCACCCAACAGGCGGTCCGGGCGCTCCGCGAGCTTCGCCCGCGGTGA
- the dnaN gene encoding DNA polymerase III subunit beta — MDLTLDQATLSRALRLIARVVPTRSTLPILQTVLLAAEAGRLRLTATDGELALATAVAANVTTLGRAAIPARLLGEYVAQLPTEPLRLALDESGRHLRARCGRFAATLAAANPEDFPVLPAADESATVDLDARRLRRAIDRVAFAAARDASRPVLTAVLFDFGPDGLTLAAADGFRLARARLPEAAGAGRQLLVPARAVAELGRLLAEAEVARLILTPDEHGAFLSVGETTLFARLIDGAFPDVERVIPRDARTRVTVDAVSFRQAVRVAGLFGSDGQVRPVVLEAGPERLHLLSRGDEVGEAESELPATVEGDHQAVALNTRLLIDLLESTDGSRLELSWSSPQAPVLVREADAAGSDDVWVVMPLHDPALTRPQAQAA, encoded by the coding sequence ATGGACCTGACGCTTGACCAGGCCACGCTCAGCCGCGCGCTGCGACTCATCGCCCGCGTCGTCCCCACCCGGTCGACGCTGCCGATCCTCCAGACGGTCCTGCTCGCCGCCGAGGCGGGCCGCCTCCGCTTGACCGCCACCGACGGCGAGCTGGCCCTGGCCACCGCCGTGGCGGCGAACGTCACTACCCTGGGGCGGGCGGCGATCCCGGCCCGCTTACTCGGCGAGTACGTCGCCCAGCTACCGACCGAGCCGCTGCGGCTGGCCCTCGACGAGAGCGGCCGTCACCTCCGGGCCCGCTGCGGTCGGTTCGCGGCCACCCTCGCCGCTGCGAATCCTGAGGACTTCCCCGTCCTCCCGGCCGCCGACGAGTCCGCAACCGTCGACCTGGATGCCCGCCGGCTTCGGCGGGCGATCGACCGCGTCGCCTTCGCGGCGGCGCGCGACGCGAGTCGACCGGTCCTGACGGCCGTCCTCTTCGACTTCGGACCGGACGGCCTGACCCTCGCGGCGGCCGACGGCTTCCGGCTGGCCCGCGCGCGGCTGCCGGAGGCGGCGGGCGCCGGGCGGCAGCTGCTCGTGCCGGCCCGCGCCGTGGCCGAGCTCGGCCGGCTGCTGGCCGAGGCCGAGGTGGCGCGCCTCATCCTCACGCCCGACGAGCACGGCGCGTTCCTGAGCGTCGGCGAGACGACCCTGTTCGCCCGCCTGATCGACGGGGCGTTCCCGGACGTCGAGCGGGTCATCCCGCGCGACGCGCGGACTCGCGTCACGGTGGACGCGGTGAGCTTCCGCCAGGCCGTGCGCGTCGCCGGGTTGTTCGGCTCGGACGGCCAGGTCCGGCCGGTCGTGCTCGAGGCCGGGCCCGAGCGGCTCCACCTGCTCTCGCGCGGCGACGAGGTCGGCGAGGCCGAGAGCGAGCTGCCCGCGACGGTGGAGGGCGATCACCAGGCGGTCGCGCTCAACACCCGCCTGCTCATCGACCTCCTCGAGTCGACCGACGGATCGCGCCTGGAGTTGTCCTGGTCGAGCCCGCAGGCACCGGTCCTCGTGCGCGAGGCCGACGCGGCCGGGTCGGACGACGTCTGGGTGGTCATGCCGCTCCACGACCCGGCCCTCACGCGGCCGCAAGCCCAGGCCGCCTGA
- a CDS encoding helix-turn-helix domain-containing protein, which yields MIANELQRRVTQTAIREFEEALARLDADAGDRPEWVRTGLRAGMESQLADLHQELADYEALRSGRVRVLELDSLVQLPEALIRARIAAGLSQKELARRLGLKEQQVQRYEARRYAGASLERIQAVADALGVEIHERVLLPGAAGSAPDPEAGS from the coding sequence ATGATCGCCAATGAGCTGCAACGTCGGGTGACCCAGACCGCCATCCGCGAGTTCGAAGAGGCGCTAGCGCGCCTGGACGCGGATGCCGGGGACCGCCCGGAGTGGGTCCGCACGGGGCTCCGTGCGGGGATGGAGAGCCAGCTGGCCGACCTGCACCAGGAGCTGGCGGACTACGAGGCCCTCCGCTCCGGCCGGGTGCGTGTGCTGGAGCTCGACTCGCTCGTCCAGCTGCCCGAGGCCCTGATTCGCGCGCGGATCGCGGCCGGCCTGAGTCAGAAGGAGCTGGCTCGCCGCCTGGGGCTCAAGGAGCAGCAGGTCCAGCGGTACGAGGCGCGGCGCTATGCCGGGGCCAGTCTCGAGCGCATCCAGGCCGTCGCCGACGCGCTGGGCGTCGAGATCCACGAGCGCGTCCTGTTGCCTGGCGCGGCGGGGTCGGCTCCCGATCCAGAGGCAGGATCCTAA
- a CDS encoding radical SAM protein: METTVPYLTVTIDERTGAVLVEHPERLGRPPREELEHLLGPGQDLGCARPTGLRHLPPATHAELASQSCLRTSGYYHDSLVEGPGRRSSVLLGGCDLACHGCWVPHLHPAEAGVLVPVERLADALLDAAYRRDGVSILGGEPFLQPDGLLALVRALRTRGCPHIVCYSGRTYEALRRRALARPAIGHILDEIEVLIDGPYVEALAERAGAWTGSGNQRVIDLVATRARGLVVPWPGAHDRG, encoded by the coding sequence ATGGAGACGACCGTGCCATACCTGACCGTCACGATCGACGAGCGTACCGGCGCGGTCCTCGTCGAGCACCCGGAGCGCCTGGGGCGGCCACCTCGTGAGGAGCTCGAGCACCTGCTCGGCCCCGGACAGGATCTGGGGTGTGCCCGCCCGACCGGCCTCCGGCACCTGCCGCCGGCGACGCACGCTGAGCTTGCTAGTCAGTCCTGCCTGCGAACATCCGGCTACTACCACGACTCGCTGGTCGAGGGGCCGGGCCGCCGGTCATCGGTCCTGCTCGGCGGCTGCGACCTGGCGTGCCACGGGTGCTGGGTCCCGCACCTGCACCCCGCCGAGGCGGGGGTCCTGGTGCCGGTCGAGCGCCTGGCCGACGCCTTGCTGGACGCCGCGTACCGGCGCGATGGCGTTAGCATCCTCGGGGGCGAACCATTCCTGCAGCCCGACGGCCTGCTCGCCCTCGTGCGAGCACTCCGAACCAGGGGCTGCCCGCACATCGTCTGCTACTCCGGACGCACCTACGAAGCGCTGCGCCGGCGGGCGCTCGCCCGGCCCGCGATTGGTCACATCCTGGACGAGATCGAGGTTCTGATCGACGGGCCCTACGTCGAAGCCCTGGCCGAGCGTGCCGGCGCCTGGACTGGCTCCGGGAACCAGCGCGTCATCGACCTGGTGGCCACCCGCGCGCGGGGCCTCGTCGTCCCCTGGCCGGGCGCGCATGACCGCGGCTAA
- a CDS encoding DUF2997 domain-containing protein, which yields MPEIEFTIDPETGALTLHVTGVPGPACDDVARLAKELLGEPGVERQTSEYHLRPRVQPQVRPKTGR from the coding sequence ATGCCAGAGATCGAGTTCACCATCGACCCCGAGACGGGGGCGCTGACGCTGCACGTCACGGGCGTTCCCGGCCCGGCCTGCGACGACGTCGCCAGACTGGCGAAGGAGCTGCTGGGCGAGCCCGGCGTCGAGCGCCAGACGTCCGAGTACCACCTCCGACCGCGGGTGCAGCCACAGGTTCGGCCGAAGACGGGACGGTGA
- a CDS encoding DUF1257 domain-containing protein, whose protein sequence is MSKYLVFEEICFPDRRLLLAALADLGYAEVEEGEALPLHGYQGDRRPETAELVVRRQHLGPASNDLGFTRTPAGYVPIVSEYDRRVLHGGRFLVALRTAYSERVVEAVTRRLRGTARRTVEGSVVKIAVRY, encoded by the coding sequence ATGAGCAAGTACTTGGTCTTTGAGGAAATCTGCTTCCCAGACCGGCGGCTGCTGCTGGCCGCGCTGGCCGACCTGGGCTACGCCGAGGTGGAGGAGGGGGAGGCCCTCCCGCTCCACGGCTACCAGGGCGACCGCCGGCCCGAGACGGCCGAGCTCGTCGTCCGCCGGCAGCACCTCGGCCCGGCCTCCAACGACCTGGGCTTCACCCGGACGCCGGCCGGCTACGTGCCGATCGTGAGCGAGTACGACCGGCGGGTGCTCCACGGCGGCCGTTTCCTTGTCGCGCTCCGCACGGCCTACAGCGAGCGCGTCGTGGAGGCGGTCACCCGCCGCCTCCGCGGCACCGCCCGCCGCACGGTCGAGGGCAGCGTGGTCAAGATCGCGGTCCGCTACTGA